One window from the genome of Osmerus mordax isolate fOsmMor3 chromosome 19, fOsmMor3.pri, whole genome shotgun sequence encodes:
- the zc3h12b gene encoding probable ribonuclease ZC3H12B, whose amino-acid sequence MVLELTVPASAGPLLYRSVSYIERVFRVRVNHRSAVSSCNGATASTSSIVISVEEGEEDDCTKAKDYIVSLTSPAHRKREHLTLTLHKQLQLLKSTIEYESQAVVEAKEHVVEISGGEANVMTAWSMVERLKMETCPCREENSGLREAQHTSGESEEGSSSESESEQQLQLQVSGGICCRRREPFVTNKPHRQLCRSPCLDRPSFSQSSTLQDPRTEEAKVGAVFRPASDREYQTKMEFALKLGYSGEQVETVLNKLGAAALINDVLAELVRLGNKEEPDNQAGSGTASSVSRGGAGPKEAVSPEASLEDESVDTYDNLRPIVIDGSNVAMSHGNKEVFSCRGIQLAVEWFLEKGHKDITVFVPAWRKEQSRPDAPITDQDILRKLEKEKILVFTPSRRVQGRRVVCYDDRFIVKLACDSDGIIVSNDNYRDLQNEKPEWKKFIEERLLMYSFVNDKFMPPDDPLGRHGPSLENFLRKRPVVPEHKKQPCPYGKKCTYGHKCKYYHPERASQPQRSVADELRAFAKLSAVKTMSEGALAKCGTGPATSKGDFGSEAKRVAPKRQSDPSIRSVACEPDERLSAVRKPEANSVPSLVSALSVPTMQPAKGHAAGALNTRSASSPVPGSLQFTHSSLEHMSSVQYPPILVTNSHGASVTYSEQFPKYDSVSDHGYYSMLSDFSNMSMSSMHNVDSFCSMEHEHGAYQRPPGHRAESCLSHSTSDSFSSYGDLYMSSVDSSLDDSVKGQQQSPAQSRLQAFSHGFHHDALTRVQSYGPEEPKQGPRKQSISHLAPHIQHPVVGARSSCPGDYPLPQNTLPSSSSQPGRSLGMTRMDSISDSRLYESNPMRQRRPPLCREQHASWDPLPCGESYGYHSFPLSNSLMQPCCEKVMVRSMPDKMEQIWRSPWENPLPHEHQERHIIPEHQYQTYRNLCNIFPAYVVHSVMEKNPHLTDPQQLAAVIVTKLRSRH is encoded by the exons ATGGTTTTGGAGCTCACAGTGCCCGCTAGTGCAGGCCCCTTGCTTTACCGCTCCGTTTCGTACATTGAGCGAGTTTTCCGGGTGAGGGTTAACCACAGATCCGCTGTGTCAAGCTGCAACGGCGCAACTGCTAGCACCAGCAGCATAGTTATCTCTGTCGAAGAGGGTGAAGAAGATGACTGCACCAAGGCAAAG GATTACATAGTATCGCTGACCTCACCAGCTCACAGGAAGAGGGAACATCTAACACTGACTTTACATAAACAGCTTCAGCTGCTCAAGTCAACCATCGAGTATGAGTCTCAGGCCGTAGTGGAGGCGAAGGAGCATGTGGTGGAGATCTCAGGGGGGGAGGCTAACGTGATGACAGCATGGTCCATGGTGGAGAGGCTCAAAATGGAGACGTGCCCTTGCAGGGAGGAGAACAGCGGGCTGAGGGAAGCCCAGCATACTAGCGGCGAGTCCGAGGAGGGCAGCAGCTCTGAGAGCGAGTCAGAAcagcagctgcagctgcaggTGAGCGGTGGCAtctgctgcaggaggagggaacCGTTCGTCACCAACAAGCCCCACCGCCAGCTCTGTCGCTCCCCCTGCCTGGACCGGCCCAGCTTCTCCCAGAGCAGCACCCTGCAGGACCCCCGCACGGAGGAGGCTAAGGTGGGGGCGGTCTTCAGGCCCGCCAGCGACCGGGAGTACCAGACCAAGATGGAGTTCGCCTTGAAGCTGGGGTACTCCGGGGAACAGGTGGAGACCGTCCTGAACAAGCTGGGGGCGGCCGCCCTCATAAACGATGTCCTGGCTGAGCTGGTTAGACTGGGGAACAAGGAGGAGCCGGACAACCAGGCCGGCAGTGGCACGGCCTCCTCCGTGTCTCGGGGGGGCGCGGGCCCCAAGGAGGCCGTCAGCCCTGAGGCCTCCCTGGAGGACGAGTCGGTGGACACCTACGACAACCTCCGACCCATCGTCATAGACGGCTCCAACGTGGCGATGAG cCATGGAAACAAAGAGGTTTTTTCCTGCCGTGGCATCCAGTTGGCTGTGGAATGGTTTCTGGAGAAGGGACACAAAGACATCACAGTATTTGTCCCTGCCTGGAGGAAAGAGCAGTCAAGGCCTGATGCCCCCATAACAG ATCAAGACATTTTGCGAaagctggagaaagagaagattcTGGTTTTCACTCCATCAAGGCGCGTCCAGGGAAGAAGAGTGGTGTGCTACGACGATCGCTTCATAGTGAAGCTGGCCTGTGACTCTGATGGCATTATTGTGTCAAATGACAACTACAGGGACTTGCAGAACGAGAAGCCAGAGTGGAAGAAATTCATAGAGGAGCGGTTGCTAATGTACTCGTTTGTCAACGACAA ATTCATGCCTCCTGATGATCCGTTGGGAAGACACGGACCCAGCTTAGAGAATTTCCTCCGCAAGCGGCCTGTTGTCCCGGAGCACAAAAAGCAACCTTGTCCATACG GGAAGAAGTGCACCTATGGCCACAAATGCAAGTACTACCACCCAGAGCGAGCCAGCCAGCCGCAGAGATCGGTGGCAGATGAACTGCGGGCGTTTGCCAAGCTGTCTGCCGTTAAGACAATGAGCGAAGGAGCGCTGGCCAAGTGTGGCACCGGCCCAGCGACCAGCAAAGGGGACTTCGGCTCGGAGGCCAAACGCGTGGCCCCCAAGCGCCAGTCCGACCCCAGCATCCGCTCAGTGGCCTGTGAACCAGACGAGAGATTGTCTGCCGTTCGGAAGCCGGAGGCCAATTCTGTGCCTTCTCTTGTGTCGGCACTCAGCGTGCCCACCATGCAGCCCGCCAAGGGTCACGCAGCCGGTGCCCTGAACACCAGATCCGCCAGCAGCCCCGTGCCGGGATCACTCCAGTTCACCCACAGCTCCCTGGAGCACATGTCCAGCGTGCAGTACCCTCCCATCCTAGTCACCAACAGCCACGGCGCCTCCGTCACTTACAGCGAACAGTTCCCCAAGTACGACTCCGTGAGCGACCACGGGTACTACTCGATGCTGAGTGATTTTTCCAACATGAGCATGAGCAGCATGCACAACGTGGACAGCTTCTGTAGCATGGAGCACGAGCATGGGGCGTACCAGAGGCCCCCGGGCCACCGTGCAGAGTCCTGCCTCAGCCACTCCACCAGcgactccttctcctcctacgGGGACCTGTACATGAGCTCCGTGGACAGCAGCCTGGACGACAGCGTGAAGGGCCAGCAGCAGTCTCCCGCTCAGAGCCGCCTCCAGGCCTTCTCCCACGGCTTCCATCACGACGCCCTGACAAGGGTGCAGAGCTACGGCCCTGAGGAGCCCAAGCAGGGCCCCCGGAAGCAGTCCATATCCCACCTGGCTCCCCACATCCAGCACCCTGTGGTTGGAGCCAGGTCAAGCTGTCCTGGGGATTACCCCCTACCTCAGAACACgctcccctcctcgtcctcgcaGCCCGGGCGCTCACTGGGCATGACTCGCATGGACAGCATCTCCGACTCCCGGCTGTACGAGAGCAACCCCATGAGGCAGAGGAGACCCCCTTTGTGCAGGGAGCAACATGCCAGCTGGGACCCTCTACCGTGCGGCGAGTCGTATGGGTACCACTCGTTCCCCCTCAGCAACAGCCTGATGCAACCCTGCTGCGAGAAAGTCATGGTCCGCAGCATGCCTGACAAGATGGAGCAGATCTGGCGGTCGCCGTGGGAGAACCCGTTGCCGCACGAGCACCAGGAGCGCCACATCATCCCGGAGCATCAGTACCAAACGTACCGCAACCTCTGCAACATCTTTCCGGCTTACGTGGTTCATTCCGTCATGGAGAAGAACCCTCACCTGACCGACCCCCAGCAGCTAGCGGCCGTCATCGTCACCAAGCTGAGGTCGCGCCACTGA
- the las1l gene encoding ribosomal biogenesis protein LAS1L gives MKKKNTDKRRHVVAWINKAEWDQVLEYLYSKDCVLQKYALHRISAWKGRYAHTTPIAVENTADLVRCQILDNSGKLEADDLVLLYGTALVRFVNSMTERLQKKVAQPLRRLASQLKIPEWIVNLRHEITHRKLPTLKWCRKGCQFVLEWLQQEYWSRQLVGGLNNDWDSASDGEEGEELQKQENELIDRQKEVETYKTTRELLISYEKEQFQTFEELTGGDQQKRVWPAPSADMSWILAQIKHFALESSETLIDVLLEDGFLVPTVEQLESLGVDVSDNADPTAPCLPRVFLRFWLPLLRLLTSPLLVHLLLEKMFQELKQQSGESNTHSCYYLAAWISELLLCNITRSEYHYETKIEKKARIRDRIFTNRIHLKCQQFLSACLDTPCLASPHLLKQILDDMDHPFPVDTQQKLLRLCSIYTQGPPSESHPSQELSGQTIYTLESLHERLSRSKRPATGQRPKAGCGPTGGLPGRTEAGQEQLSADVLAERARELQGSPWQVCTDKVQWSSFPLGKVPGQSEDPSFLMVENYSTITVFDQQGAIESASHHNVHMGVPPPLRANDGSLWTHSDVSKLKAGLQLF, from the exons atgaagaaaaaaaatacagatAAGAGACGGCACGTTGTTGCATGGATCAACAAGGCAGAGTGGGACCAAGTTCTTGAGTACCTGTATTCAAAGGATTGTGTTCTGCAAAAATATGCTCTACACAGAATATCTGCATGGAAGGGCAG GTATGCCCATACGACTCCAATTGCGGTTGAGAACACAGCAGACCTTGTACGGTGTCAAATACTTGACAACTCTGGGAAGCTGGAAGCGGACGATCTTGTTCTGTTGTATGGCACTGCGCTCGTGAG GTTTGTCAATTCAATGACAGAACGTCTGCAGAAGAAGGTTGCCCAACCTTTGAGAAGGTTAGCGAGCCAG TTAAAGATTCCGGAGTGGATCGTTAACCTCAGGCATGAGATAACTCACCGTAAGCTCCCAACCTTGAAATGGTGTCGTAAGG GTTGTCAGTTTGTGCTGGAGTGGCTGCAGCAAGAGTACTGGTCCAGGCAGCTTGTCGGCGGCCTTAACAACGACTGGGACTCCGCCTCCgatggagaagagggggaggagctacagAAGCAGGAGAACGAGCTCatcgacagacagaaagaagtgGAAACTTACA AGACAACACGGGAACTCTTGATATCGTATGAAAAAGAGCAGTTTCAG ACATTTGAAGAGTTGACAGGAGGAGACCAACAGAAGAGGGTGTGGCCAGCCCCCTCTGCAGACATGAGCTGGATCCTCGCTCAAATCAAGCACTTCGCCCTCGAGTCTAG TGAAACACTTATAGACGTGCTGTTGGAAGATGGGTTTCTGGTTCCAACTGTTGAACAGCTAGAGTCTCTAGGTGTTGATGTGTCAG ATAATGCCGACCCCACTGCCCCTTGCCTTCCTCGGGTGTTCCTGCGCTTCTGGCTTCCCCTGCTGAGGTTGCTGACCTCCCCGCTCCTCGTCCACCTGCTCCTGGAGAAGATGTTCCAGGAGCTGAAGCAGCAGTCTGGAGAGAGCAACACGCACAGCTGCTACTACCTAGCTGCCTGGATCTCCGAGCTCCTCCTCTGCAACATCACAA GAAGTGAATACCATTACGAAACTAAGATTGAGAAAAAGGCCAGAATAAGGGACAGGATTTTCACGAACCGAATCCATCTGAAATGTCAGCAGTTTCTGTCAGCGTGCCTGGATACTCCCTGCCTGGCCTCGCCTCACCTCCTCAAACA GATCCTGGATGACATGGATCATCCGTTCCCTGTGGACACGCAGCAGAAGCTGCTAAGACTGTGCTCCATCTACACGCAGGGGCCCCCCTCAGAGAGCCACCCCTCCCAGGAGCTCTCAGGACAGACCATCTACACCCTGGAGAGCCTTCACGAGAGGCTGAGCCGCTCCAAGCGCCCGGCCACCGGCCAGCGTCCCAAGGCAGGGTGTGGCCCCACGGGAGGCCTGCCGGGGAGGACGGAGGCCGGGCAGGAGCAGCTGAGCGCAGACGTCCTGgctgagagagccagggagctaCAAGGCTCCCCCTGGCAGGTGTgcacag ACAAGGTCCAGTGGAGCAGCTTCCCTCTGGGGAAAGTTCCAGGCCAATCGGAggatccctccttcctcatggTAGAGAACTACTCCACTATTACCGTGTTCGACCAGCAGGGGGCGATAGAGAGCGCCTCACATCACAACGTGCATATGGG GGTCCCTCCGCCTCTCAGAGCCAACGACGGATCTCTCTGGACACACAGTGACGTCAGCAAGTTAAAAGCTGGACTGCAACTGTTTTAA
- the msna gene encoding moesin a, which translates to MPKTISVRVTTMDAELEFAIQPNTTGKQLFDQVVKTIGLREVWFFGLQYQDTKGFSTWLKLNKKVTAQDVRKESPLLFKFRAKFFPEDVSEELIQEATQRLFFLQVKEGILNDDIYCPPETAVLLASYAVQAKYADYSPDSHNPGYLSGDKLLPQRVLDQHKLNKEQWEERIQVWHEEHKGMLREDSMMEYLKIAQDLEMYGVNYFSIKNKKGSELWLGVDALGLNIYEQNDKMTPKIGFPWSEIRNISFNDKKFVIKPIDKKAPDFVFYAPRLRINKRILALCMGNHELYMRRRKPDTIEVQQMKAQAREEKNHKKMERALLENEKKKREAAEKEKEKIEKEKEELMERLKQIEEQTKKAQQELEEQTRRALELDLERKRAQEEAERLEKERRTAEEAKSALLQQSENQMKNQEHLATELAELTSKISLLEDAKQRKEDEATQWQQKATMVQEDLEKTKEELKSRVMASHVQEAVQAEDEHDENDESSAEASADFASAGTYKDRSEEERMTEADKNERVQKHLLALSSELANARDETKKTQNDLIHADNVRAGRDKYKTLRQIRSGNTKQRIDEFECM; encoded by the exons ATGCCGAAAACG ATAAGTGTGAGAGTCACCACGATGGACGCTGAGCTGGAGTTTGCCATCCAGCCCAACACCACGGGGAAACAGCTGTTTGACCAG GTGGTGAAGACCATTGGACTGCGCGAGGTGTGGTTCTTCGGGCTGCAGTACCAGGACACCAAGGGCTTTTCCACGTGGCTTAAGCTCAATAAGAAG gtgACGGCCCAGGACGTGAGGAAGGAGAGCCCGCTGCTCTTCAAGTTCCGGGCCAAGTTCTTCCCCGAGGACGTTTCAGAGGAGCTCATCCAGGAGGCTACACAGAGACTGTTCTTCCTGCAg GTGAAGGAGGGCATCCTGAATGACGACATCTACTGCCCCCCGGAGACCGCAGTGCTCCTGGCCTCCTACGCCGTGCAGGCCAAGTACGCCGACTACAGCCCGGACTCCCACAACCCCGGGTACCTGTCTGGAGACAAGCTGCTCCCCCAGAG agtcctGGACCAGCACAAGCTGAACAAGGAGCAGTGGGAGGAACGCATCCAGGTGTGGCACGAGGAGCACAAGGGCATgctcag AGAGGACTCCATGATGGAGTACCTGAAGATCGCCCAGGACCTGGAGATGTACGGGGTCAACTACTTCAGTATCAAGAACAAGAAGGGCTCTGAGTTGTGGCTGGGAGTGGACGCTCTGGGCCTGAACATCTACGAACAGAACGACAA AATGACCCCTAAAATCGGATTCCCTTGGAGCGAAATCAGAAATATTTCCTTTAACGACAAGAAGTTCGTCATTAAACCCATCGACAAGAAAGCACCA GATTTTGTGTTCTACGCTCCAAGACTGCGCATTAACAAGAGAATCCTGGCTCTGTGCATGGGCAACCATGAGCTGTACATGCGCCGCCGCAAACCCGACACCATCGAGGTGCAGCAGATGAAAGCCCAGGCACGAGAGGAGAAGAACCACAAGAAGATGGAGAG GGCTCTGCTGGAGaacgagaagaagaagagagaggcggccgagaaggaaaaggaaaagattgagaaggaaaaggaggagtTGATGGAGAGATTAAAACAAATTGAAGAGCAAACTAAAAAAGCCCAACAAG agctggaggagcagactCGCAGGGCTCTGGAGCTGGACCTGGAGAGGAAGCGGGCTCAGGAGGAGGCCGAGCGCCTGGAGAAGGAGCGCCGAACGGCGGAGGAGGCCAAGAGCGCCCTGCTGCAACAGTCTGAGAACCAGATGAAGAACCAGGAGCATCTG GCAACAGAGCTGGCTGAGCTCACCTCCAAGATCTCCCTGCTGGAGGACGCCAagcagaggaaggaggatgaggctACGCAGTGGCAACAGAAG GCCACCATGGTGCAGGAAGACCTGGAGAAGAccaaggaggagctgaagagcAGGGTGATGGCGTCCCACGTTCAGGAGGCCGTGCAGGCGGAGGACGAGCACGACGAGAACGACGAGAGCAGCGCCGAGGCCAGCGCAGACTTCGCCTCCGCCGGCACCTACAAGGACCGCAGCGAGGAGGAGCGCATGACCGAGGCCGACAAGAACGAGCGCGTGCAGAAACACCTGCTG GCGCTGAGCTCAGAGCTGGCTAACGCTCGGGACGAGACCAAGAAGACCCAGAACGACCTCATCCACGCCGACAACGTGCGGGCGGGGAGAGACAAGTACAAGACCCTGCGGCAGATCCGCTCGGGGAACACCAAGCAGCGCATCGATGAGTTTGAGTGTATGTAA
- the fdx1b gene encoding ferredoxin 1b, whose protein sequence is MAKCFHLRSVLLRRMPGLPWISGIQGGCIRACGWNSQARILHSQSVSYSDSKVNSLPVDKVTIHFVNQDGIKTTTAVNEGQSLLDVVVNKNVDISGFGACEGTLACSTCHLVFEKKIHEKMEPMVDEEMDMLDLAYGLTKTSRLGCQVTVQRWMDGMTVYVPREMRNALGSKDSS, encoded by the exons ATGGCAAAGTGCTTCCACCTTCGCTCGGTCCTCCTCAGAAGAATGCCTGGTTTGCCGTGGATCTCTGGGATTCAGGGAGGCTGCATCCGTGCCTGCGGCTGGAACAGTCAGGCCAGAATCCTCCACTCTCAATCAGTTTCCTACTCTGATTCTAAAGTCAACAG TTTGCCAGTAGACAAAGTCACGATTCACTTTGTTAACCAAGATGGTATCAAAACAACCACAGCGGTAAACGAAGGGCAATCTCTGTTGGATGTCGTTGTCAACAAAAACGTGGATATTAGTGGATTTG GCGCGTGTGAGGGCACTCTCGCGTGCTCCACCTGCCACctcgtttttgaaaagaagATTCACGAGAAGATGGAGCCGATggtggatgaggagatggaCATGCTAGATTTAGCCTATGGTCTCACCAAGAC GTCTCGTCTCGGGTGTCAGGTGACGGTTCAGCGGTGGATGGACGGGATGACGGTGTATGTGCCTCGAGAGATGAGGAACGCTCTGGGATCCAAGGACAGCTCGTGA